One window from the genome of bacterium encodes:
- a CDS encoding S8 family serine peptidase produces the protein MKLLIGICILVSLIGVGGLLAAELDPALENALANADPGKSFSVIVKLHNPHDIIALDQQLHAQKASKADRHRIVLHMLHLNAEETQGPVLTRLEKMKMRGLVEGYTAHWIENLIVVAGNAEAVQTLATDPAVESIGYNFKAALIDPVARGPIRHHVPFMLDNETVTTGHRATGATRVNHELGITGRGTIIAGLDTGVDGSHPALHNRWRGLTHPHAECWLDLLGTSPNSPQDDGGHGTHTMGTMTGQAVTGNDTLTIGAAPGAEWIACNAINQGVGRALDQDILDAFEWFADPDGDSTTVEDMPDVIQNSWGVFANIGNDPTYTNCFANWNTVIVNCEAVGVVVVFSAGNEGPGAGSMRSPAKFEFSPTQVFSVGAANLSADSIAPYQIADFSSRGPSGCAPNTNAMKPEIVAPGQHVYSSLPNNSYDFMDGTSMAGPHISGIIALMREACPDCDPQTLKEALINTAIDHGTAGDDNTWGHGFVDAFAAVTAVYSLGRVDGHVTTSAGTPVPGVLVEAMTTTNHTTTDTAGFYNLRTTQPGYYTLRFYKFGYETILHDSVLTVEGDTTHLNVTMNSVPTGVLAGRVTLQGGAPVANARVQFPGTPLVPVITDTTGRFVQVLPATGYAVHIEFVLNINPPRGITIDTTVTITAGDTTHVTFPAYVDLVEPSPADAYGYRVYDRYDRDLPCPYDWVNLDPAQNGGGTAFSYPGQDAANFFRAPFPISFYNQLSDTLTVNCNGWMLPGVHNEAGRVATRIPLDSAGDPPGIIAPFWNDVRPVSAARQYVRNDSANGRWIFQFVAQQLSWPTGYVHNWEVHYLDPAYYPTATGDCDILFLYGPMGWLSACTIGIENPLETTGIQVMQDSTVQTWGWPIASGAAMRFTTGRATQVGHAGITLSLYPPPANGTPLAVHIGGRLISSTYGATLGADSVPAAPVSGVLRMAGYEAGRADHAVVPPNGNVNVAMEAWRLDPPRSVSGSQNNGVVVLNWTRPQSVEFHANPALRYAVYRDGVLRNGALADTFFTDQVLPNDSTVHYVVEAVYRYGKAAAAPYAVTIDLAVAQGESVLPTEYKLFPNYPNPFNPETRIRLDIPATAFGRLEVYDLQGRLVKTLYSGTLSAGRYQYAWASDDQSGRHVASGLYFCRFSSAHYTATQKMMLVK, from the coding sequence GTGAAACTGCTTATTGGGATTTGCATCCTTGTTTCCCTTATCGGTGTGGGAGGACTCCTCGCCGCTGAACTGGACCCTGCACTGGAAAACGCTTTGGCGAACGCTGACCCCGGCAAGAGCTTCAGTGTGATCGTCAAACTTCACAATCCGCACGACATTATCGCGCTGGATCAGCAACTGCACGCGCAGAAGGCATCCAAGGCTGACCGGCACCGGATCGTGCTGCATATGCTCCACCTCAATGCCGAAGAGACCCAGGGCCCGGTGTTGACGCGGCTGGAGAAGATGAAGATGCGGGGCCTGGTAGAAGGCTACACGGCTCACTGGATCGAGAATCTGATTGTGGTCGCAGGAAATGCCGAAGCCGTTCAGACTCTGGCGACGGATCCGGCGGTGGAATCCATCGGCTACAACTTCAAGGCGGCGTTGATTGACCCCGTGGCGCGCGGCCCGATTCGCCACCACGTGCCTTTTATGCTGGATAATGAAACCGTGACCACGGGACATCGCGCTACGGGCGCCACCCGTGTCAATCACGAACTGGGGATTACGGGCCGGGGAACGATTATCGCCGGTCTGGATACGGGTGTGGACGGCAGCCATCCCGCACTGCATAATCGCTGGCGCGGCTTGACTCATCCCCATGCCGAGTGCTGGCTGGACCTGCTGGGCACCTCGCCCAACTCGCCGCAGGACGACGGCGGCCATGGCACGCATACGATGGGCACCATGACCGGCCAGGCGGTTACGGGCAACGACACGCTGACGATTGGCGCGGCTCCGGGCGCAGAGTGGATCGCCTGCAACGCGATCAACCAGGGTGTAGGCCGTGCGCTGGATCAGGATATCCTCGATGCCTTCGAATGGTTCGCCGATCCGGACGGCGATTCCACCACTGTGGAAGACATGCCGGACGTGATTCAGAATTCCTGGGGCGTGTTTGCCAATATTGGCAACGACCCGACCTATACCAACTGCTTTGCCAACTGGAACACGGTAATCGTCAACTGCGAAGCGGTGGGCGTGGTGGTGGTGTTCAGCGCGGGCAATGAAGGCCCGGGTGCCGGCAGCATGCGCTCACCGGCCAAGTTCGAGTTCAGCCCCACACAGGTCTTTTCGGTCGGCGCGGCGAACCTGTCTGCGGACAGCATTGCCCCGTACCAGATCGCAGACTTCTCCAGCCGCGGCCCGTCGGGCTGCGCGCCGAATACCAATGCCATGAAGCCGGAAATTGTCGCTCCGGGCCAGCATGTCTATTCTTCGCTGCCAAATAACTCGTACGACTTCATGGACGGCACGTCGATGGCCGGACCGCACATCTCGGGTATTATTGCGCTGATGCGCGAAGCCTGCCCGGATTGCGATCCGCAGACGCTGAAGGAAGCCTTGATCAATACGGCGATCGATCACGGAACCGCCGGAGACGATAATACGTGGGGCCACGGCTTTGTGGACGCCTTTGCCGCCGTGACGGCGGTTTACTCCCTGGGCCGGGTGGACGGCCATGTGACGACCAGCGCCGGGACTCCGGTTCCGGGCGTACTGGTGGAAGCGATGACGACCACCAACCATACCACCACGGATACCGCGGGCTTTTACAATTTGCGCACGACGCAGCCGGGCTATTACACGCTGCGTTTCTACAAGTTCGGCTATGAGACCATTCTGCACGACAGCGTGCTGACCGTGGAAGGCGACACGACCCACCTGAACGTGACCATGAATTCGGTGCCGACGGGAGTTCTGGCCGGACGCGTTACCTTGCAGGGCGGCGCTCCGGTGGCCAACGCCCGCGTGCAGTTCCCCGGAACGCCGCTGGTTCCGGTGATCACGGACACGACCGGACGCTTTGTGCAGGTGCTGCCGGCGACGGGCTACGCCGTGCATATCGAGTTCGTGCTGAATATCAATCCGCCGCGCGGCATTACGATTGACACCACGGTTACCATCACCGCGGGCGATACGACCCATGTGACCTTCCCGGCTTATGTGGATCTTGTGGAGCCCAGCCCGGCGGACGCCTACGGCTACCGGGTGTATGACCGCTATGACCGCGATCTGCCCTGTCCGTACGACTGGGTGAATCTGGATCCGGCGCAGAACGGCGGCGGCACGGCCTTCTCCTATCCCGGCCAGGATGCCGCCAACTTCTTCCGCGCTCCGTTCCCCATTTCCTTCTACAACCAACTCTCGGACACCCTGACGGTGAACTGCAACGGCTGGATGCTGCCGGGTGTGCATAACGAAGCCGGGCGTGTCGCCACGCGCATTCCGTTGGACTCGGCGGGTGATCCTCCCGGAATCATCGCGCCCTTCTGGAATGACGTGCGGCCGGTTAGCGCGGCGCGGCAGTATGTGCGCAATGACTCGGCCAATGGCCGCTGGATCTTCCAGTTTGTTGCCCAGCAGTTGTCCTGGCCGACCGGCTACGTGCACAACTGGGAAGTGCATTATCTCGATCCGGCCTATTACCCGACCGCCACCGGCGACTGTGATATCCTGTTCCTGTACGGCCCGATGGGCTGGCTTTCGGCCTGCACCATCGGCATCGAGAATCCGCTCGAGACGACGGGTATTCAGGTGATGCAGGACAGCACGGTTCAGACCTGGGGCTGGCCGATTGCCAGTGGCGCGGCGATGCGTTTCACGACCGGTCGGGCCACGCAGGTGGGCCATGCGGGCATCACGCTGTCCTTGTATCCGCCTCCGGCCAACGGCACGCCGCTGGCGGTTCACATCGGCGGACGTCTGATCAGTTCGACGTACGGTGCAACACTGGGCGCCGACTCGGTTCCGGCGGCACCGGTCAGCGGTGTGCTGCGGATGGCCGGCTACGAAGCCGGACGCGCGGACCATGCGGTGGTTCCGCCCAACGGCAATGTCAACGTGGCGATGGAAGCCTGGCGGCTCGATCCGCCGCGGTCGGTTTCCGGCTCGCAGAACAACGGCGTGGTGGTGTTGAACTGGACGCGTCCGCAGTCGGTGGAATTCCATGCCAATCCGGCGCTGCGCTATGCCGTGTACCGCGACGGTGTGCTGCGCAACGGCGCGCTGGCGGACACCTTCTTCACCGATCAGGTGCTGCCGAACGACAGCACGGTACATTATGTGGTTGAAGCCGTGTATCGCTATGGCAAGGCCGCCGCGGCCCCCTACGCGGTGACGATTGACCTGGCGGTAGCGCAGGGCGAAAGCGTATTGCCGACCGAATACAAGCTGTTCCCCAACTATCCCAATCCCTTCAACCCGGAAACCCGGATCCGGCTAGACATTCCGGCCACGGCGTTCGGACGGCTGGAGGTGTACGATTTGCAGGGACGGCTGGTGAAGACGCTCTACAGCGGGACGCTGAGTGCAGGACGCTACCAGTATGCCTGGGCCAGCGATGACCAGAGCGGACGGCACGTGGCCAGCGGCCTCTACTTCTGCCGCTTCTCTTCTGCCCACTACACCGCCACCCAGAAAATGATGCTCGTCAAATAG
- a CDS encoding S8 family serine peptidase → MKLLFGICILVTLLGVGVLHAAELEPALENNLLRADATQTFSVIVKLYNPRNIQALDQELHARHATLADRHRIVIHALHQNAAATQGPVVARLEAMKAQGLVEGYTAYWIENLIVVSGKAEAMQALATDPAVESVGYNFKAALIDPVARGPIRQQRGEQLDNDAVTVGQRATGAQRVNRELGITGRGRLIAGLDTGVDGTHPALHDRWRGLTHPHAECWLDVLGTGTQTPNDGGGHGTHTMGTMTGRAFLPNGDTLTIGAAPDAEWIACNAINQGVGSPFTQDVLDAFQWLADPDGDSTTVADSPDVVHNSWGVTTSMPGYGACFNNWNTAILNCEAAGTVVTWSAGNEGPSAQTLRSPATFELSPTDMFSIGAVDLSADSTPPYPIAGFSSRGPSGCAPNTNAIKPEVVAPGVHVISSVPGTGYQYMDGTSMAGPHVAGIVALMREACPNCDPQTIKEALINTANDSGYVPAGENNTFGHGMVDAYAAVVSISSLGRVDGYVTLANGNPLAGVQVQATGQPGTTLTNTAGYYNLVVVQEGTYSVNYTKFGYQTITQNNVQIVAGDTVHLSQTMAPTPSGVLLGTVVLQSGVPVQFARVNFPGTPLDTLTTDAAGQFVQILPANPYNVHITFTINLTPPRTVNADTVVTVTAGDTTHASLIISVDIVEPSPADAYGYRVYDRYDRDLPCPYDWFELDPGLEGPGVEFTYSNADSGTFLPAPFPLSFYGQSSDTLTVNCNGWMLPGVHHEAGNQDFTIPYSSSAPNAPAGIIAPFWNDLRNGNGNLQYSYYDTASGRWVLQFNNQKLSTPSNPLHNWQVQLLDPVYRPTATGDCDILFLYGVMQLNYPFSSTIGIENPSRSTGIQVIHNTTLSSWSWPIETGAALRFTTGRATQRGQATVTPQLNPPPSDGTALRLVIGGRTVNTTYPTAFVADSVPAAPVSGLLFIDGYEQARFDHHVILPNQMNTMTVDAWRLDPPSNVSATQAGHAVTLRWNSPQSVQFRALPSLRYNVYRNDTLMASAMTDSMFVDEPFPDSTVIAYKVEAVYRYGRAHAPLEVTIGLSAKLPLGTLPTVYQLYPNYPNPFNPDTRIRLDVPATTEGRLEVYDLQGRLVRTLYSGLLTAGHYEYSWNSHDDVGQQVASGLYFCRFASPHFTATQKMMLVK, encoded by the coding sequence GTGAAACTGCTCTTTGGGATTTGCATCCTTGTTACGCTTTTGGGTGTGGGAGTTCTGCACGCTGCGGAACTGGAACCCGCCCTCGAAAATAATCTGCTCAGGGCCGACGCCACGCAGACCTTCAGTGTGATTGTCAAACTTTACAATCCGCGCAACATTCAGGCGCTGGACCAGGAGCTGCATGCCCGGCATGCGACTCTGGCCGACCGCCACCGGATTGTCATCCACGCGCTGCACCAGAACGCCGCCGCGACCCAAGGGCCGGTCGTCGCCCGCCTGGAAGCCATGAAGGCTCAAGGGCTGGTGGAAGGCTACACGGCTTACTGGATCGAGAATTTGATCGTGGTCTCCGGCAAAGCAGAGGCGATGCAGGCGCTGGCGACGGATCCGGCGGTGGAATCGGTCGGCTACAACTTTAAGGCCGCGCTGATCGACCCGGTAGCACGCGGACCGATCCGCCAGCAACGGGGCGAGCAGCTTGACAACGACGCCGTGACGGTTGGCCAGCGCGCCACCGGCGCGCAGCGGGTGAACCGTGAACTGGGCATTACCGGACGCGGCAGACTGATTGCCGGTCTGGATACGGGTGTGGACGGCACTCATCCCGCGCTGCATGACCGCTGGCGCGGCTTGACCCATCCCCATGCCGAGTGCTGGCTGGATGTGCTGGGCACGGGCACGCAGACGCCGAACGACGGCGGCGGGCACGGCACGCACACGATGGGCACGATGACCGGACGCGCGTTTCTGCCCAATGGGGATACCCTGACCATCGGCGCGGCTCCGGACGCGGAGTGGATCGCCTGCAACGCGATCAATCAGGGCGTCGGTTCTCCGTTCACGCAGGACGTTCTGGATGCGTTTCAGTGGCTGGCGGACCCGGATGGCGACTCCACGACGGTCGCCGACTCGCCCGACGTGGTGCACAACTCCTGGGGCGTGACGACCTCGATGCCGGGGTACGGCGCCTGTTTCAACAACTGGAACACGGCAATTTTGAACTGCGAAGCCGCGGGGACGGTGGTCACGTGGAGCGCGGGCAATGAAGGCCCAAGCGCGCAGACGCTGCGGTCGCCGGCGACCTTCGAACTCTCGCCCACCGACATGTTCTCGATTGGCGCGGTGGATCTGTCCGCGGACAGCACGCCGCCGTATCCCATCGCAGGTTTTTCCAGCCGCGGCCCGTCGGGCTGCGCGCCGAATACCAATGCCATCAAGCCGGAAGTCGTCGCTCCCGGCGTGCATGTGATTTCGTCCGTTCCGGGCACAGGCTATCAGTACATGGACGGCACCTCGATGGCCGGTCCGCACGTGGCGGGAATTGTGGCGCTGATGCGCGAAGCCTGTCCCAACTGCGACCCGCAGACCATCAAGGAAGCCCTGATCAATACGGCCAACGACAGCGGCTATGTGCCGGCGGGTGAGAACAACACCTTCGGTCACGGCATGGTGGACGCCTACGCGGCGGTGGTTTCGATTTCGTCGCTGGGCCGCGTGGACGGCTATGTGACGCTGGCCAACGGCAATCCTCTGGCGGGTGTGCAGGTGCAGGCGACGGGGCAGCCCGGCACGACGCTGACCAACACGGCGGGTTACTACAACCTCGTGGTGGTGCAGGAAGGCACCTACAGTGTCAACTACACCAAGTTCGGCTATCAGACGATCACGCAGAACAACGTGCAGATCGTGGCGGGCGACACGGTTCACCTGAGCCAGACGATGGCTCCCACTCCTTCGGGAGTGCTGTTGGGGACCGTGGTGCTGCAGAGCGGCGTTCCCGTGCAGTTCGCGCGCGTCAATTTCCCCGGCACTCCGCTGGATACGCTGACGACCGATGCCGCCGGACAGTTCGTACAGATCCTGCCGGCCAATCCGTACAATGTGCACATCACGTTTACGATCAACCTCACTCCGCCGCGCACCGTCAACGCGGATACGGTGGTTACGGTGACCGCGGGGGACACGACCCACGCTTCGCTGATCATCAGCGTGGACATCGTGGAGCCCAGCCCAGCGGACGCCTACGGCTACCGGGTGTATGACCGCTATGACCGCGATCTGCCCTGTCCGTACGACTGGTTCGAACTGGATCCGGGGCTGGAAGGTCCGGGCGTGGAATTCACGTATTCCAATGCCGACTCCGGCACGTTCCTTCCCGCGCCGTTCCCGCTCTCCTTCTATGGGCAGAGTTCGGATACCTTGACGGTGAACTGCAACGGCTGGATGCTGCCGGGTGTGCATCATGAAGCAGGCAACCAGGACTTTACCATTCCCTATTCCAGTTCCGCGCCCAACGCGCCCGCGGGAATTATCGCGCCGTTCTGGAACGACCTGCGCAACGGCAACGGCAATTTGCAGTACAGCTACTATGACACGGCCAGCGGCCGCTGGGTGCTGCAGTTCAACAATCAGAAGCTGTCCACTCCGAGCAACCCGCTGCACAACTGGCAGGTGCAACTGCTCGATCCGGTGTACCGTCCGACGGCCACCGGCGACTGCGACATCCTGTTCCTGTACGGCGTGATGCAGTTGAACTATCCGTTCAGCAGCACCATCGGCATCGAGAATCCCTCGCGGAGCACCGGCATTCAGGTGATCCACAACACGACGCTCAGTTCGTGGTCCTGGCCGATTGAAACCGGCGCGGCGCTGCGCTTCACCACGGGACGCGCCACTCAGCGCGGCCAGGCAACCGTTACTCCGCAGTTGAATCCGCCGCCGTCCGACGGCACGGCCCTGCGGCTGGTGATCGGCGGACGCACGGTGAACACGACCTATCCCACAGCCTTCGTGGCCGATTCGGTGCCGGCGGCCCCGGTGAGCGGTCTGCTGTTTATCGACGGCTACGAGCAGGCGCGTTTCGATCATCACGTGATTCTTCCCAACCAGATGAACACGATGACGGTCGACGCGTGGCGCCTCGACCCACCGTCCAACGTTTCCGCTACGCAGGCCGGCCACGCCGTAACGCTGCGCTGGAACTCGCCGCAGTCGGTGCAGTTCCGGGCGCTGCCGTCGCTGCGCTACAATGTTTACCGCAACGATACGCTGATGGCATCGGCCATGACCGACAGCATGTTCGTCGACGAGCCGTTCCCCGACAGCACCGTGATTGCCTATAAGGTGGAAGCGGTCTATCGTTATGGCCGGGCTCATGCGCCGCTGGAGGTGACGATTGGTCTTTCGGCGAAGCTGCCGCTCGGCACTCTGCCGACGGTCTATCAGCTCTACCCCAACTATCCGAATCCTTTCAACCCGGACACCCGCATCCGTCTCGACGTTCCTGCAACGACCGAAGGCCGGCTGGAGGTGTACGATCTGCAAGGGCGGCTGGTGCGGACGCTGTACAGCGGACTGCTGACGGCAGGGCACTACGAGTACAGTTGGAACAGCCACGACGACGTGGGGCAACAGGTGGCCAGCGGCTTGTATTTCTGCCGCTTCGCGTCACCGCACTTCACCGCCACGCAGAAGATGATGCTGGTGAAATAA
- a CDS encoding choice-of-anchor J domain-containing protein — translation MKKVLVLVTLLAALCTFALTSPQPSVMPLSSPDKNAPEQVTKKEATSNPVDAAAMERARVEEARKVESEMNAAQQHGKSGSLDNCAIPFPEGFEGNGTTLPACWQVFDVNNDLKTWTVYTSSGWQHGGTYHLRYTYHSTNVGNDWAISPAVNLTGGTTYALKFWERVYSSSNPEMCEILYGTSQTVAGMTNVITAVQTYTNATYAQVTYTFVPAASGTYYIGWHDVSAANKYYLALDDITLDAIVPDNFATTSITNPLSTVRYDPSASVPVTAVVQNMGTATEAATVSYQLAGGAIISEPTGVLAPNATETHTFATPVTLPAADGTYLLKVWTDLAGDVYHNNDTSSVSVRVLNCTTQVPNCQNFDAIITPNLPDCWATGGTAPLWRTTATNHTTPNAITSYYVSSTQRDAWLWSPAYSLTGGVAYQLKFWYKLESATYPQTMEIKYGAGQNAPAMTEVLLAGTAYTSASWVQVIYSFTPVASGNYNIGYHMITGTANSYYGFFMDDACIQVAPATGRCCYLDANHHGACADNLEADCNALGGSWTAGLTCATDPCQTGRCCYANYSGCGDLQQIECTYLAGNWTAGLTCAANACPPPPPANDLCANAIPVAIPSQTAGTTVGGSEDTAPSCIVSSSAPNVWYTMVGNDHRVTVGTCTSSYDTQIRIFTGTCGSLTCVTGDDDACDSPNGNGSRATFCTDLGVTYYIMVGGWSGANGTFTLDVADGDNCHINCATYAPCGTPTETESNNTCQTVDAQVLTCDATVYGTICPVSDVDYYSLDVPPMKVLTVSLYDGDACVTTPAVISAVDILNDTCGTISANQHTGWAINNPTANTLYYKLKVHGDGQNASRYRLAVTCCDVTNYLQHPIVIGPGFHFQQVVNTCCATVAVDSIYGGGCGLGTLWGAGPGVIFRYTIESAAQITMSANGTADLQIYVFTDPANPKGSCVGSRDAGNPETLTFAGMPAGTYYVQVDVYSSTHNACGNITFTIDSDVALPVELDGAPAATAGDASVMLNWATASETSNSRFDIVRNDHVVGRVEGAGTSPVRHTYRFTDTGLANGTTYTYTLRSIAVDGSSHDLASVSATPTYGAGMVTEYALRQNYPNPFNPTTSIALDLVEGGFVSLKVYNLMGQEVASLVNNAMDQGRHVVSFDASNLSSGIYLYRLSVNGFVAEKKMLLMK, via the coding sequence ATGAAAAAGGTTTTGGTTTTGGTGACTCTACTGGCCGCGCTCTGTACATTCGCGCTGACCAGCCCCCAGCCCTCGGTGATGCCCCTGTCCAGCCCGGACAAGAACGCGCCGGAACAGGTGACAAAGAAAGAGGCGACCTCTAATCCGGTTGACGCAGCAGCCATGGAACGCGCGCGCGTCGAAGAAGCCCGGAAAGTCGAAAGTGAAATGAACGCCGCGCAGCAGCACGGCAAGTCCGGTTCTCTTGATAATTGTGCGATCCCCTTCCCCGAAGGGTTTGAAGGCAATGGCACCACGTTGCCGGCGTGCTGGCAGGTGTTCGACGTCAATAATGATCTGAAGACCTGGACCGTCTATACCAGCAGCGGCTGGCAGCATGGTGGCACCTACCATCTGCGTTACACCTATCATAGCACGAATGTGGGCAACGATTGGGCGATCAGCCCGGCCGTGAATCTGACCGGCGGAACCACGTATGCCCTGAAGTTCTGGGAGCGTGTTTATAGCTCCTCGAACCCCGAAATGTGCGAGATCCTGTACGGTACGTCGCAGACGGTGGCCGGTATGACCAACGTCATCACGGCAGTACAGACCTACACCAACGCGACCTACGCTCAGGTGACCTACACGTTCGTCCCGGCAGCGTCCGGAACATACTATATTGGCTGGCATGACGTCAGTGCGGCCAACAAGTATTATCTGGCCCTGGACGACATCACGCTTGACGCCATCGTCCCGGACAACTTCGCTACCACCAGCATCACCAATCCGCTCTCCACGGTTCGCTATGATCCGTCCGCGTCCGTGCCGGTGACCGCAGTTGTCCAGAATATGGGCACGGCAACCGAAGCGGCCACGGTCAGCTATCAGCTCGCCGGCGGCGCGATCATTTCCGAGCCGACAGGTGTGCTTGCTCCCAATGCGACCGAAACCCATACCTTCGCAACCCCTGTAACTCTGCCCGCCGCCGATGGCACCTACCTGCTTAAGGTGTGGACCGATCTGGCTGGCGATGTCTATCACAACAACGACACGTCCAGTGTCAGTGTTCGTGTGCTGAACTGCACCACGCAGGTTCCGAACTGCCAGAATTTTGACGCGATCATTACCCCGAATCTGCCCGACTGCTGGGCCACCGGCGGCACGGCTCCCCTGTGGAGAACCACCGCCACCAACCACACCACGCCCAATGCGATCACATCCTACTATGTGAGCAGCACGCAGCGCGACGCCTGGCTGTGGTCCCCCGCTTACTCCCTGACCGGCGGCGTGGCCTACCAGTTGAAGTTCTGGTACAAACTGGAAAGTGCCACCTATCCGCAGACCATGGAAATCAAGTACGGCGCCGGACAGAATGCGCCTGCTATGACCGAAGTGCTTCTCGCCGGCACCGCCTACACCTCGGCGAGCTGGGTTCAGGTCATCTACTCGTTTACCCCGGTAGCCAGTGGCAACTATAATATCGGCTACCACATGATCACCGGCACGGCGAATTCTTACTACGGCTTCTTCATGGATGATGCGTGCATTCAAGTTGCCCCGGCTACCGGCCGCTGCTGCTACCTCGATGCCAATCACCACGGAGCCTGTGCGGACAACCTTGAAGCGGATTGCAACGCTCTCGGCGGTTCGTGGACGGCAGGTTTGACCTGCGCCACCGATCCCTGCCAGACCGGACGTTGCTGCTACGCCAACTACTCCGGTTGCGGCGATCTTCAGCAAATCGAATGCACTTACCTGGCCGGCAACTGGACCGCCGGTCTGACCTGTGCGGCCAATGCCTGCCCGCCCCCTCCCCCGGCTAACGACCTGTGCGCGAACGCCATCCCCGTCGCCATCCCGTCCCAGACGGCCGGCACCACGGTCGGCGGCAGCGAAGACACGGCCCCAAGCTGCATCGTATCCAGCAGTGCACCCAACGTCTGGTACACGATGGTCGGCAACGATCACCGCGTCACCGTCGGGACCTGCACCTCGTCCTATGACACGCAGATCCGGATCTTCACCGGCACGTGCGGCAGCCTTACCTGCGTCACGGGTGATGATGACGCCTGCGATTCTCCCAACGGCAATGGCTCGCGCGCAACGTTCTGCACCGATCTGGGCGTCACCTACTATATTATGGTCGGCGGCTGGAGCGGCGCGAACGGCACGTTTACCCTCGATGTCGCCGACGGCGATAATTGCCACATCAACTGCGCCACCTACGCGCCGTGCGGCACCCCCACCGAAACCGAGTCGAACAATACCTGCCAGACCGTTGACGCTCAGGTCCTGACCTGCGACGCCACGGTGTACGGTACGATCTGCCCCGTCTCGGATGTGGACTACTACTCCCTTGATGTTCCCCCGATGAAGGTCCTCACCGTCTCCCTGTATGACGGCGACGCCTGCGTCACGACACCTGCCGTCATTTCGGCGGTGGACATTCTGAATGACACCTGCGGCACCATCAGCGCCAATCAGCACACCGGCTGGGCCATCAACAACCCCACCGCCAACACGCTGTATTACAAGCTGAAGGTTCACGGCGATGGCCAGAACGCTTCCCGCTACCGCCTCGCCGTCACCTGCTGTGACGTCACCAACTACCTCCAGCATCCCATCGTGATCGGCCCCGGCTTCCACTTCCAGCAAGTCGTCAACACCTGCTGCGCGACGGTGGCTGTGGACTCGATCTACGGCGGCGGCTGCGGCCTCGGTACCCTCTGGGGAGCTGGCCCGGGCGTCATCTTCCGCTACACCATCGAATCGGCGGCCCAGATCACCATGTCGGCCAACGGCACCGCCGACCTGCAGATCTACGTGTTCACCGATCCGGCCAATCCCAAGGGCTCCTGCGTCGGTTCGCGTGACGCGGGCAATCCCGAGACCCTGACCTTTGCCGGAATGCCTGCCGGAACCTACTACGTTCAGGTGGACGTCTACTCATCGACCCATAACGCCTGCGGCAACATTACCTTCACCATCGACAGCGACGTTGCGCTGCCGGTAGAACTCGATGGAGCACCCGCCGCAACGGCAGGTGATGCCTCGGTCATGCTGAATTGGGCCACCGCCTCGGAGACCAGCAACAGCCGCTTCGATATCGTTCGCAACGATCATGTTGTCGGACGGGTAGAAGGCGCGGGCACCAGCCCGGTTCGTCATACCTATCGCTTCACCGATACCGGCCTGGCTAACGGCACCACCTACACCTATACGCTTCGTTCCATCGCGGTCGACGGTTCGAGCCATGATCTGGCTTCCGTCAGCGCCACGCCGACCTACGGCGCGGGCATGGTTACCGAATATGCTCTTCGCCAGAACTACCCGAATCCGTTCAACCCCACCACCAGCATCGCGCTGGATCTGGTGGAAGGCGGCTTCGTCAGCCTGAAGGTCTACAACCTGATGGGTCAGGAAG